In one window of Schistosoma haematobium chromosome 5, whole genome shotgun sequence DNA:
- a CDS encoding hypothetical protein (EggNog:ENOG4112PZ3~COG:N), with the protein MRDTVEDSKQNLWVSLLDEVQSNRRNAYGTLESPDKPQLIIFGNESTDKTRIIECINSNTDIQCGIGLDYQFLNLHEDGSEDSLHMGIWSLDGDPQQSNLLKFALNKSTIWHTMGIICIDYTEPWSLINDLELWLQIIEQHIHYLKIDSEEIENLKSSIVYNFKMFTDSSIVKDDGTKSSMNLRHQLSLQSQNIVKDQFENTKWSYSPLHPKPIDTSTVISYSLKPNQSVQNDEQQQNDQDDQSNENSVEQQQRQQQQQSNKWLKKFITEGVMNKLLPIPIMIVVTKTDMTDILEKEFGFTDEKFDYILYHLRKLCLEYGAALIYLSIKEDINTNTLVNYIKHRLFDLPLKSSAMLVDPKAIFIPAGWDSLHRLELFKKNLSSNLIDCNYNQIITKPSKLRRKTSCVTKTGGIDINPSEEVNILQTVEDDQHFLKRMQTILANMPMSTVTSSLPGSLSGTTTSISSTISNQTRETPLLTESLSSNLPNQPKPGSTSDKEAVLSSFFNSLLSRKSLTESNPTKPIQSTMGMTSNKINTLNTSSPQDSDTKS; encoded by the exons ATGCGTGATACAGTAGAAGACAGCAAACAAAATTTATG GGTATCTTTACTTGATGAAGTTCAGTCGAATAGAAGAAACGCTTATGGAACACTTGAATCACCTGATAAACCCCAATTAATCATTTTCGGCAATGAATCGACCGACAAAACACGAATCATCGAATGTATAAATTCGAATACAGATATTCAATGTGGGATTGGCTTAGATTATCAATTTCTAAATCTTCATGAAGATGGAAGTGAAG aCTCTTTACATATGGGTATATGGAGTTTAGATGGTGATCCACAACaaagtaatttattaaaatttgcTTTAAATAAATCAACTATATGGCATACAATGGGAATAATTTGTATTGATTACACTGAACCATGGTCATTAATTAATGATTTAGAATTATGGTTACAAATTATTGAACaacatattcattatttaaaaattgattcagaagaaattgaaaatttaaaatcaagta TTGTCTACAATTTTAAAATGTTCACTGATTCATCAATAGTTAAAGATGACGGAACAAAATCTTCTATGAATTTACGACATCAATTAAGTCTTCAATCACAAAATATTGTTAAAGATCAATTTGAAAATACTAAATGGTCATATAGTCCATTACATCCGAAACCGATAGATACTTCTACTGTAATATCATACTCTCTAAAACCGAATCAATCAGTGCAAAATGATGAACAACAACAGAATGATCAAGATGATCAGTCAAATGAAAATTCAGTTGAACagcaacaacgacaacaacaacaacaatcgaATAAATGGCTGAAAAAATTTATTACTGAAGgtgtaatgaataaattacttcCTATCCCGATTATGATTGTTGTTACCAAA ACAGATATGACTGATATTCTTGAAAAGGAATTCGGTTTCACAGATGAAAAATTCGATTATATTCTATATCATCTACGTAAATTATGCCTTGAAT ATGGAGCTGCTTTAATCTATTTGTCAATCAAAGAGGATATCAATACAAATACTTTGGTTAATTATATTAAACATCGTCTATTTGATCTACCATTGAAAAGTTCAGCTATGCTCGTTGATCCAAAAGCTATTTTTAT ACCTGCTGGTTGGGATAGTTTACATCGAttagaattatttaaaaaaaatttatcatcAAATTTAATTGATTGTAATTATAATCAGATTATTACGAAACCATCGAAATTAAGAAGAAAAACATCATGTG TTACAAAAACAGGTGGAATAGATATCAATCCTTCAGAAGAAGTGAATATTTTACAAACTGTTGAAGATGATCAACACTTTTTAAAACGAATGCAAACAATATTAGCTAATATGCCTATGTCGACAGTTACAAGTTCATTACCAGGTAGTTTAAGTGGTACAACGACATCGATTAGTTCAACAATAAGTAATCAAACAAGAGAAACTCCA TTATTAACTGAAAGTCTCTCATCCAATTTGCCTAATCAACCTAAACCTGGATCAACATCAGACAAAGAAGCCGTACTAAGTAGTTTTTTCAATTCTTTGCTTTCACGAAAAAGTTTAACTGAATCAAACCCAACTAAACCAATCCAATCGACAATGGGAATGACGTCGAATAAAATCAATACACTGAACACTTCATCACCACAAGATAGCGAT ACGAAGTCATAG